TTTTTCGACGCTCGCCACGGCGATACCTGCCCGCCTGTTTATCTACCGCTGGCAGACGCGACGGCCTGCCCGGTGTCACGTCGGCTGCAATATTAAACGAAGCTGCGCGATGTGCTGTTTCACCCGCGCGAGAAGGGTGATCCAGACAGCTGGGCGTTTCAGATCCTCCACTCTGCTCGCGTGAAATTCCACTTCCTCGACGCCGCCAGTCCCTTTCACGGCGTGTTCCTGGTATCTTCCGCTTTGCGTGTTTGCTTTGCCATCGCggcctctttttttctttcctcttcgCGGTAGCGAGCGACGTGGTTAACGACGGCGGATGTTCGTAAGGGAGGTGCGACGAATTTCGTCCACGATCCAGTCTCTCGAACGTAAGCTGTGTGCTTTCGACAACATTTTCGTATTTGTTCCTGCTACACGCGAGATATTCTTTCGCAGACTCTACAAGTTCACGGATATCGAATCGTGCTTCCGTGTTCCATGGTCGTAACGAGCCTTCGCTTGGTTACCACTGCGGTTAATAGAACGCATTTCCATTATGCAAATTATCTGTGGAAGATAcaatctatgattcatggggaAACGTTGGATGACCACTTTTCGCTCGTTTTAAATCATTCGAGTTGCAATTATTCTGCTGCATATTTCACTCTGATCGCGACTGAAAAATTCACGAGGTTACCAGCGACCGTTTCTCTGCTAAATAGTAGATGCACATAAAAAACCAGTGTACCCCACTATGGGGATCGTGACGAGAACAACTCGTTCCTCGTTCCTCGTACATCTTTCTCCGCGCACCCCCCTTCGACGAGGGAAACGTTGCTTTGCCACTGCGTGGACACCCCGTATAGTCGACGCGATTCCTCGTGGAAGACAGCTCGCAGACACCGCACGACGGGAGTCCGGAGTCGAAGTGTGTGGTAAACGGTTAGCCTCGAAGCTGGGCTCAGTGAGTCATTGGCTTTTATATCCGAGCATCCCCATCGACGCCGCGCAGTCGGCTACGAAATAGTCGTAACAGGAGACAGCAGAATTCGATTTCGCCCGTGCGACCGGCCACGCGTCCGAGCGGACCGGAAGTCATTTCGACGCGGTTTCCGTAGCGGATTCGCGATGAAACCTGACCACACCGTGGGAATTCGGATAGTTTCTAAGTGGATTCGTTCCGTTTAACATCTGTCCGATAGAATATCGTTAATTCAGTGCGGTTGTCGATAATTAAATCGTCGCTGGCCGTTTAGAATTATTAATATAATTCGAGACGACTGGAACTTTCATCGAGGGGGTAGATAATAGTGAAATAATTGTCCGATTAATACTCCGTGTGGCTCGTGTGATTACAGTTCCGTTCCTCTGCACGGAGAATTTATAAATAACGCTATCTCCTGTTTTTTTTCTGCTTCATTTACAGACGGGTAATCGACAAAGGATTAAAGAAGATGGACGTAAAAGGGCGAGTTGCCCTGGTGACGGGCGCCGCTTCCGGTATCGGTAAAGCGTGCGCCATAGAATTATTGAACGAAGGTGCGATGGTAagtgaaagaagaagaaaggaatAAGGGAACGCTATGAGTTGTATAAAATTATAAAGATAATGGGGGGAGGGAAGTTTTGTGGATAGTCGATAAGGGCGGCGCGAGGAAGCAATGAAATCTTTACAGCGCTGTTTTCATTAAGGGAAGTGGCGTTGATACGGGTTCGCCCCGTAACACGTAATACCTATAAAAAATCGGTATTAATAGGGGTCTCCGCGAAACCTCCTTAAGGATACAACCTTGACTTAATACATCGTTCCATGAATGTTTCAACGCACCGTGCTCGAAAATATCCGGCTTATATTTAGACCGTCTTCCATCGGAGGAGTATTATCTTGCTCTCTGACCGACATGTACGGAATAATAATTTCACGTTGAGGAAATTCGAGTTCGCGCAACGATGTACGCAGCAACAAAATCGTGAGGGGGTTAAATTCACGTTGAAAAATTTAAATCGACGATGCACGCGAGCGATTATTTTAGGAAACGATACATGATTTTCTATCGCGatgttacatttttattcgcagGTGTCTATATGCGACATCAACGCAGAGGAGGGCGAGAAACTCGCGGAAACTTTGTCCACGCAGTACGGGAAAAACCGCGTAATTTTCTGTCAGTGCGACGTCACAGACTACTCACAATTCGAAGGTAAGAATACGATAATTGTTCGTGATTTCAACTCTCTGGCGAAGCTCGCTGTTTCGCATAAGAGTAGGTATTAAAACAAGTAATCGATGAATTTCTGCCCGCAGAGTCGTTTCACACGACAGCCTCGGCGTTCGGCTACATCGATATCGTCGTTAACAACGCTGGGATCATGAACGATCGGTTTTGGGAGCTAGAAGTCGACATCAACGTTGTGAGCATTCGTTTTCCATTTTTCCATTAGTTTCGCCGcaatttttttctcctctctctctctctctcctcgatTCTCCGTTTTTGTTCGCTCGCGTACCGACACGAGAGATCTCGTTGAAATTATTGCAGAATGGCGTGATCCGTGGGACTTTGCTAGCCGAGCGATTTATGGCGACCAACAGGAGCGGCCAGGGTGGAACGGTGGTTAATATCGGAAGCAACGTCAGCATCAACCCTTACGCGAGTGTTCCAATTTACTCTGCCACCAAGGCGGCGATCGTAAACTTCACCAGAGCGTTTGGGGTAGGTAAACTTATATCTCTCTTCGCACACACGCGTGCAATCAAGTATTTCGTCCACGCGGTGGATTGTAAAGAGGGTTCGCGTTCATATATTTCGGCTAGACGGTCTTCGATCGGGTTCGAAATTTTTCTCGCACCGTACAGTGAAATTGACTCGCTCCATTTGAAATCTAACAAGATTGTACGATTAAAAATAAACGTAGGAGACACAGAAATTTATCGAACTAGAAGAAGCGTATGAGATTTCAAATAACTACTCAATTGTCTTCCATTAAATTTGTAAAATCGCAAACTATAGGGCTATGTGTTGTTGTCGTTCACTATAGCATCAATATCACGTGGATTCAACCGGAGTAAAGGTGATGGCACTGTGCCCAAGTGCGACAGACAGCAAATTATTGGGAGACGTCAGTAAACAGCTACTctggccacgatacgtagaggcCTGGCAGCGCGACGTCGCCAGTTCGGTTCCCCAGAGGTAATTATTTCCTAAACGCTTCAACAAACAacttaaataaatataaatcgtTACAATAATTGTCCATTCAAGGTGATGATAACATTTTCAAGCGTTAACTGTTCTTTTTCGCGAACCCGAGGTCCCCAAAGTGGAGTATTTCTACCTTTAACATTCGATATGTGTACAACAATATGCCGACCACTTTCTTTTAACATCATAATCTTCTCTTGCAACCacaattatttctaaaattCAAATTATTCAATTCAACAATTCTGTTCAGTTCCCATTTAATATTCCATTTCGTACGAGTCTATTTCGTACACAAATAAGAGCGTACCAATTTTACAAATACATTTCTGATCGATACCGTGTCCTTTAGATTCAATCAATAACATCGTACCATCCTTCTCTTTTATTGCTCCGTTTCTACTAACGCGCGTGTACGCTAAATCCACAACAGTTCGATCAGAAATCGAAGCTAAATCGTTTGGGAAATCGAAGAGAAACGAGAGGCATAAAGTAAACGAACATGTTTCAGAGCGGAGCACGTGGCGAAGGCATTGATCCACATACTGAACGAAGGCAAGAGCGGAAGCGTCTGGCTGGTCGAGAAGGACCAGCCCCCGCGCGAGATCACATTCCCGAAGCACTAAGATCCTAATTAGCCGACGGTTCACGTGGATCCTTCCTCCCTCGAGAGTGACAGATACGCGCGCTGTAACGAGGTTACAATTAAACGGCGAAGAGAAACAGAGCGGACGTAAATCGCCCTCGAGACCCCTGGCAAGTATGAAGCACTGGGAAGGATCGATGGATCGATCGTTGCAGGAGAGTGTCGTCGCGGGCCGCGACGACGTGAAGAACTCGCATATAGATTTAGATTTAAGTGACCATCAGACACATTGCCAAAGATTACGGGAGATTATTTGTATAATGAAAACGCTCTTTTCTACGTTATTGTGCGTCCCTATTAGGTTTAGAAGGCATAGCGCTCGATCTGAGAACGTGGTCATTTAAACGGGGCGCCTGGTTCCGGTTCCCATTGGCGAACGGAAGGAACGTCCTCGAGGGAGTATACCACTCTCTCGACGACTTTAGCGATCTCaatcggaacagcgtttctgcaCACACACACATTCGATACTATGTAAAATATTTCCTCGATACACTTCGCCAGCGTTTCGTACACCGTTCGTGAACGATATAACTGTAATTGAACGATCAGTTTGAAATCGAACAACTCCGCTTAAGGTAGTCGCGTGAAAGGGTCTCTAGGCAGAGAAAGTTCACGAGGGACTTTTCCATTTCTCTTTTCTACATTTTCAAGCCACTCGAAGCAACCCGCTTAGGATTATCGTAGCGGTACATCGATCGGAGGCTGTACTCGCGGAAAATTTCTGTTCGGACCTTGTTCgatggtttattgacgatacgATCACGCAGATTACGTATTATTGACGAATACTAAACACAGCTGTGAAATTTTAAATTGTATTGCGATAATACATGATTCGACTTCGTTTTCAAAGGCAATTGTACAAGGTTTCGACCTCCGAGCTTTAAATAACATGAATGCACGTCGTAACTGTCCAATCTATGCCACGTTTCGAAAGCAATTAGTTATGTAATTCCGTaggaaatttattttaatttgagGGAAATACTTGCACGTACAGCTCGATACTTAAATGACTGTCCAGACTTGGGGAAATACCTCGAGATAAACGTGTCCAATGAATACTAGTTAAACGCAATTCATTCCATCCGTGAAACAGAACTCGTCAGGATTTACAAAATGATTTTAAAATCGAATGATTCAGCTTCTCGTTTGCGATCACTTACGCAAACATCTAGCGATATTTGATCAACGAACTTAATTTATTCAATTTTATATACTTA
This sequence is a window from Xylocopa sonorina isolate GNS202 chromosome 6, iyXylSono1_principal, whole genome shotgun sequence. Protein-coding genes within it:
- the LOC143424627 gene encoding 15-hydroxyprostaglandin dehydrogenase [NAD(+)]; translated protein: MDVKGRVALVTGAASGIGKACAIELLNEGAMVSICDINAEEGEKLAETLSTQYGKNRVIFCQCDVTDYSQFEESFHTTASAFGYIDIVVNNAGIMNDRFWELEVDINVNGVIRGTLLAERFMATNRSGQGGTVVNIGSNVSINPYASVPIYSATKAAIVNFTRAFGHQYHVDSTGVKVMALCPSATDSKLLGDVSKQLLWPRYVEAWQRDVASSVPQRAEHVAKALIHILNEGKSGSVWLVEKDQPPREITFPKH